The sequence CAACACCACCAGTCTAGCCGCCGCAATAGGCAAACACACCACCACCTTCACCACTTGTAAAACCCATCTATCCCTTGTTTAGGAACGAGTCCACTGTGGCCGACCCACCCACCTCCACCCCTTTCGAATATCTCCttgtttgattgttgttgttgttttggcTGGATCTCTTTATTACTCACTCATTGACTAGAGCTCAGATTTATGGTTTTAGCTagatttatgtaaaaaaaactACATAGATCTATGGTGACGTTGGCTCAAGAAATAGGAGTTTCGAAAGCAATTTTTGAAAGTGATGCTTTAACTATGAATCAAGCCATAAACTCTGAAAAGAAGTGAGGTCAATTAATCATATTATTCAAGGCTTTCCAATCTGCCAATTTCCAGCACACCAGGCGTGAGAATAACAAGGTGGCTCATGAACTGGTATAAATGGCCTGAAGAATACCAATACGCAAATTTGGAAGGGTACAAAACCGTTTGGGGTATTGCATGTTCTACAATCTGTACCTTCTTTGTCTTTCTAATTAATGTACTTTCATCTTTGAATTGAATGAAATTTCAGtttggaataaaaataatatttttaaactgATCTTTGATTTGTTGAAGAGAGAAATaatcggagagagagagagagttgttctttttgtttttagttttaaattttagctagtgtggcatttttttattggctaaattttttttaatatttttttaaagagaaatgatatgtccacaacatttttacaataaattttaagtagcaagttgttactgattgttattgttagggtaaaaatgtaaatttagtattaggttcaaatttgaatcaataataGTTAACTAAtcatgatttgttatgaaaatattgtggatgtaataTCTCACTATTTTAAAAGCAACATAAGTATCATTTGTTGTGCCAACAATACATACCGTTTTTCAcgtaattattttttgttagtgagttaacaataaagatcaaattgattgtaaattgaaaataacacaCACTAAATTTACTATTACTAAAACGTAAGGACAAAATTGACTATAATTCTAAAAAGTAGAGATATTTTAGTagaaaatgaaccaaaaaaaaagtatttgaacAGTAAGTAAAAAAAGGGATCGTCTGTAAGTAATAGCAGTGGTAGTAATAACACTAATAAAtggggaggagagagagagagagagagagagagagagagagagagagagagttaaagaAGGGAATCTTTGTCTGACTGCAAACGTGATAGCAGGAAGTCCTTGTAAATTAATGGTAGCAGATTCCTTCCCTCTTAACACCCATCCAATTAATTTCTGTTTCTTATTTAAGATTGGCCAACGCTCCCCCACTTCCCACATTTACTCTTCTCAACCAACTTCTTGTTTGCTTCCCACCCAATAAGAGGAGCTGGGGTTTTTTTTACCCTTCGGCCTTTCCTCCTGTTTATCTTTGCAACTTGTTTAATAGTAGTAAACATGGAAGGAAATGTGGAAGATAATGATTCTCCTTgatatgaaggaaaaaaaagttttttaagaacttattaagtatttttagtACACAAAGGATAGAATTggagttttatatataatagacATTGTTGTAAAGAGTTTGGTAGTTTTTACCTAATGATCCTCCCATATGGGAAGAGGAGAAAGCTCTTATAAGAATATAGAGTGGATTTCTTTGAGAAATAATTTGGTagattttttgggttgaaagaTTACTTGAGGTAGTGTACtgaaagtttgtttgttttgtgagtGTGAGAGTTTTGGGGTGTATTGAGGCTTTGGAATTGTGAGTTTTGTGTGTGCAAGGTTTGTGCGTTCATTTGTGTTTGTGAgaggttttctttattttggtaaGGTCTGTGAGTGTTGTGAGGTTTGattaattgttattataatCTATATTATTGATACTTTGATAGTGAATTTTGGTTGTGTTGCCCATGGACATAGGCTTGAAGTCGAATGAATCACATTAAATATTATTGTCTTGTGTGGatgttttaatttattgtttatgCAAACACacaatgtatatgtgtgtgaatagaatgaaaataaaagaatttttaaagaatatatattttttacattctttCGTTAAGAGGTTTAATTGAATGACAAATGTATTGATTTCTCTTATGTTTTAGGGCGGAATATTGCTCCCTCAAAGGAATGTTTTTGTAATCTATCCTTAATTGTATAAGACAAATGAATCATATCATGAATGTGATTTATCATGAAGGTGAAGCAAAATCTTGTAAAACAAGAAAGTCCATAGACATATATGTACacaattctataatttttttttaaaagcaacaCTTCTATAATTCaacaagggaaaaaaagaaaaaagagtagagaatgatatagataatttaaatgagaatgaaaaaaatggtaGTACTATGAAACTTGCTAAGAAGCATATCTAtaacgtgtgtgtgtgtatatatatattttaacccTCTAATAAAATTTTGGCATATCCTATATTCTTTAAATGGTAGTATATATTCATACATAAATACAATCATGATAATGCCTAATGCTAGAATATATAGTTCCATATAGAAAAACAATCATTATAAATGCTTATTCACAActaccataattatcaaatttcatatttagacaaaaaattaaaagatataaaaaaatcatattatgttcaattttattttttatacattaatTGCATGAATTATTGATTAGTGAAGATAAACTTGTATTATGAAGTGTAAACACGGCTATTTTAATGGCATGAGTCAATAAGTATGATGATAATGACAACAATAACAATGGTATCTATGAAATTTGATAGTTGTATATATTCTTTGCGACATTGAATGTACTCTAACTCCCTCCTCTTTAAGGATATTGATTTTTGCCcccctttttttataatttgataattataataggtgagaggagatttgaacacgtttttgttagaaactttATGAGGTGTTAATTGAGTTACAAAtttcttgatgatttttttttttttttttctcttttaaaaacaATGTTTACACATAGTAATGAATATATATTGCAAAATAGAGTGCGGTATATGGGTACTTCATGTAGTAGAGAGGGAATTGTGAGTTAGAcacaattttttccttttttatttttttggcaaaggTGAGGAAGAGAAAACTTACTAGCTAGTTGCgcaatctctctaaaaaaactCATGTTCATTCCTAAGCATAACCCTAAGGCAAAGCATGCCCCTgacttgttttgttttcaaaggTCGTTCATAATCCTATAGTGTTCTTAGACTTTAGGATACAAAATATAAGCATTAAATGGGCCTTCATAGTAGCTTATATTCGCTGAGAACATTACACACATATAGATAGATAGAGACATATATTCAAGGACGGAGCCAGAACTTTGAGTTAGGGGGGCGGTTTTACTGTTGGTTATGTGCAATGATTTTAACCTCTAATTTTGCTACTTTTGtaggtaagaacaaaattatttttgtttagaattttttgaaaGGCAaggttatttattttagataaaattagttaactgagcttaattttgtttttagttttactggtaatttttgttgttgaggttttttttgttggacttgtatattttgttttagatattagatctataaattttttttatggtcactaaaatgagaaaaatgctaaagctgcaagttttttataaattacttatgtaataagtggttactagtaagtaaaagtaaaaaattgatgtgaGTGATGTGCCCATATGCGaatcaataagaatttgctaccaaaaaggtttgtaaaaatgttataaaaaagtttgtaagtATAGCATTACacttaaaagaattaatgatattgttaatgggaaataaaatgtaattttatagaaaaaaattgctaaaattaacacacatatataataatattttttttggcccCTCTTAGTCCAAGGGTAGTTCCGCCCCTGCATATATCGTTGAAGAACATcacatatttttctctctctatctgtcaatcttttttttttttcatcacagagagagagagagcttcacAAAATAAGCTACAGAAATATATACAAACCTCAATATGCATGATGTGCTCTTGAATATGACTGATATTCGTAGTTCCAACTCAAAAATAGGTGAGAGAAATCATGAAAAAGCACAATGATATTGGCACGGCTCAATCAAAGACATAAGTACATAACCATGACTATAACTTAAGCTTTTTGCCATGAAATGCGTACTTCTTTCTGAATGAGCGGGGCCAATATCAAAGTAACTATTTCAAACACAAAACATATTCGATATATTCATTCTTTGCTTATCCCTCATAGTAGCTTCTTTAAACGTTGTtggatcatatatatatagcccgcgaaagaagaaaaagacaaaggaTGTGATGAAAGGAGAGTTGTGAAAGTGTTGAGCAAAAATGGGAATATCACGGATCGAATTTATGGAGGaagcaagaaagagaaaaaaagagggtttGCTTTGCAGGGTGTAATAAAACCCATACACTGCCAAAACCAAATAGAAGGGCCAACGCATTCAATAGCACCCCAATATTCTCTCTTCCTCacctctccctccctctctgaTACCAAAACTACAGGCCCCCATTAATAAGGGAATCACTCAGTAATTCTGAACAAATTCCAGAGGCAGCACAGATACAACATTAATAAGGGAATCGCCTCCCATATGGCCAtaactctctttctcattctaGCTCTTTCAAATTATCTTAATTTCCATTTGTGAATCTCTATCTGACTATTTAGTTGGTTATTTTTATatggattttactaattaaatttattgcaACATTCActtatttattaactttttttttttttgtagactATTTATTAACTTATTGGAGTCTACTAATCACAATATCATATTCATTTACCTcatcaatttataaatattttatagtaaagtCGGGTTAATAGGTGTCCTTAAGGCATTTgctaataaactatttttaaaaagttttgataccacttacataaacattgaaaattttgtaaaaaagaaaaaacagttgtttttttctttacctataaaaagtttcataaattgatttattaataaatgtttTAGTGCACCCTTtagtaaaatccaaaattttataatataactTTCACagttttctttggaaaaagtaacaatttttcTAAGGTTATTGGTTtatgaactatttttaaaaacattttataaaaaaatgataaaacaattcatttttttgatgGTTTCTCTTATGATAGAACATCCGTTAGCATGACTatctttcttttgtcttttaatGACTATTTAGTTACCGACATAGAGTAACTTTAGTTTGCTATCTCAATTATTACTACCATTATGCACAAGATAGATTTAGTTAAGTTCAAACTTTTACTACTTACTAGCTCGTGCCCTGCATGGAATAATAAATAGTTCAATTAGaatatatcaaataaaaagttatatcaataatttttttctatatgaATTTTTAATGGCTTAGATGAAATTTCTTATACAAGTTAAAGAAACCTAACATATGCCTGAATTAACGGGGGGAGTAAAGCAAATAGTGTTTAGTATTTTCTTAaaacttttagtgatgaaattctAGCGGGAAAAAGTTGTCTTTCACAGtgaaaaagtttaaatttcaatgaataaaatctgaaggggaaaaaaacataGTTTAACTAAGTGATGATGTTCCATACCCACAATAAGCCACATGagtattgtaaggacacaatttggtttttaagcccaaaattaaGGTAATAGGATCTAGGTCCAAAGAGCctaatataatgaatttgtagagactGTGTTAGAAAACTAGACTCTAATGAGTTGGGTAACAATTATAATGGATCCAGATGACAACAAAGTAAAGATAGACTGGCTTTATCTAAataaaatcgtcctcggcacaatccaAGGGGATTAGTTTTTGTATATATCtcttgaatttgattacaaacATTGTTCTtgttgctacaatatttttctctttcttttccaatCCCTTTCCCCTAGGGTCTTCTTTCTgttttatattatcttcattctttcatctctaccctccacgtATAGATTAGATTGCTGGTATTGATTCTTGTCCTATCACTATCTTCTTGAAGTTTTTGGGGAGCAGCTGTAAGACTGAAAATTACTGTTTAGGTAttacttcctcattaatgtggctagagagttagctacagagcattcaatgcgatggtagcagctttcttttagatattatatggCTTTGCTCTGTCTTGTGCTTCTAGGATGCTTGTCCTTATCAACAAAACCTCCTAGAATGTTGCCCTGGATGGCAAACCACACCTTCGGACCTCGGCTTTGCTCAACTAAGGATGCATTCATCCTCGAACCACCTTCTTGGACTCTTATGACCAAACCACCTCTTCATTCACTAACACGGACTTCCATGACAATGTTTTGCGCGTCCTTGGACTATTTAATGTCCTCATATTGGGTCTTcggcccaatatatacatagatacatTCTACTGGGCTTATCACCCCTACAGGTATAATTTTTAAGATCCATTGTTTTTGCATAAAGTATATAATAGCTTCACAATTGGAGgtcaattaattaataattagtcAAATCTTTTGTTATGGCACAAAAACCTAAGATTAAATCCCACAATTAGAAAAACAGATTTATGGAAAGAAAATACTCTACCAGACTACTAGTATGTTTGGATAagtttattcagcaaaaaaatcgATAAGTTTACTTTTAGtggcttattttatttaaaagataaataagtAAAAGCAGTACAGTTACTTgcatctaaaaaaaagaaaaaagatgcaTCACtatactctatatatataagcaatGGTGACtctaggattttattttttagggtggtccttaaataatttaaattatacaaaatctaataaagtgATAACTTGAATATTTGGTACAATTATGAATCGAGTCactaagaaaagtaaaattgttgtgacttcaaagccaaaaagaattgacaaccacaatatttttcttggtatcatttttaaggaaaaatgaaattagagattttttttattgaataggttgaacgagctacaaatttgaatgtttagcgatttttatctttttgctttatagtaggctttttgttgaataattagatcacttgttgtttggttttatcttgtttttgtttggtttatgtttgttattgTTTGGGCTAATacttattgttgttatttaagttttttttttttttaattaattttatagaagggattaaggattatgtttgggggtagaattaattttggagtaaCGCTATTTCtactatatttttacaataaatcttatgtaaaaagttgttattggtgagtaaaaaaataatatcagtaTTGAGCCCAAATTAGAATCGGTAACAGCTTACCATATTGGATTTATtgtaaatttattgtgaaactgttgtgaacataacattattcttattttttgttaaacccaattttttgtaattttcaagtcagggtgttTAACATTTTTAGTAGGATGATCACAATAGATTAGtataacatttaatttttttttaacaagtctATATATGCCATTTTTTGCAAGTCAGGGTGGTCATAGTACGACATTGGCTTACATGTAGAACCACCAGTATATATAAActggaggaaaaaaataataaactaacactttatatatatatatatatatatatatatgacttcaTGTGGATGTTATCTTCTACAACATCCCATGAGATACTGTCAcatgaaaacatgagccaaaaaaaaaatccttgtgtatagtttggtaaaaaaaaaaaaaaaaaactaaatgtgtACGTGTGTATCAATAAAGTTATATATgtatgaataaatttaaaaaaaaaaattaagtatagATTTTTATTCATATAAATGGACAAAGTAGATAGATTTATAACACTctaaatttcaattataatattGAAAATTATGATTATTCGGGTAGGATActggaccaaaaaaaatattaacctCTAACATTCAGATAACGTTACTCAATTATTGGCCTCATTTCAAACCAACCACTTTCCCTCTTTTTGCTCTACCAAATTGCTAGTTGTGAATCTTGTGATGGTGGTGCTTCAACTCTATAATATATTCTCCTAACCCTCTCTatgcttatatatatagtatacaTACCCTTCAAGTTCATGCTTTATTCCGTCAAGTCCAAATCataactctttctttttctctttcatttatCATATTTCAACGCATTCTTAGCCATGACATCGAGCTTTAAGAGTCCCAGGCTATGTTGGGTGCACCGGGAATAAACGGAAAGAGAGTTACAGTCTTATCAAAAGATGGATTGACTGATTTCATGCGGTCCATCATTTTTAGCAAAGAAACCAAAGAACCCTTTTACATACTTGATTTAAGTGCAGTCACTACTCTCATGCATAGGTGGACTCGAGCCCTCCCTACGGTTCAACCACACTATGCCGTCAAATGCAACCTGAACCTGAATTTCCTTGGTGCCATGGCTGCTCTTGGGTCAAATTTTGATTGTGCAAGTCAAGCCGAGATTGAGTCTATTTTGTCACAAGGAGTTTCTCCAGATCGGATCATATTTGCGAACCCTTGTAAAGCTGAGTCTCACATCAAGTACGCGGAGAGTGTTGGCGTAAACTAGACGACTTTTGATTCAATGGATGAAATTGAGAAGATGCAAAAATGGCACCCAAAATGAGATTTAATAATTTGGATTAATTAAAGTTCTAGATGATAGTGGTGCACACTGCCCATTGGGTGTtgtatatataagtatatacatggataggtagtaataatgatatttgagtttggagaatattgtttcataaagttgttatagtgaaaattcaagttctaaaattttctaagtgaaaattcgaAGTATAGCATTTTTGATTGGTTGAAGCattggctcgatcgatcgaaaatggTAAGAAAATAATCCTAAAGTCTTTGGATGGTTCGATCGCTATTTGATTCTTGTTCGATCAATTAAAAAGAgcattcgatcgatcgaaagtcgtgaAACAGgattttctacagaattttctgGTGACTGTTCAGAAAGGTTAAAGACGTTTCAAGCCTTGTGAACAGTTTTATGAAACATCTTAACTCTCCATACGTACCTTTTGACTTGGTCCACGCATCAACTCCACCATCTAAAAACATATATGAATTGACAGTAATATGCTTCTAATGTTATGAGATTAATTTGAACTATCATCGAGGTAATATCTCTCcattgttttctaattttatggtaaattctaaattatgagaattttaatcatttatatGATATGTTGAATgtaatgaaattcaatttat is a genomic window of Quercus lobata isolate SW786 chromosome 2, ValleyOak3.0 Primary Assembly, whole genome shotgun sequence containing:
- the LOC115959639 gene encoding ornithine decarboxylase-like → MLGAPGINGKRVTVLSKDGLTDFMRSIIFSKETKEPFYILDLSAVTTLMHRWTRALPTVQPHYAVKCNLNLNFLGAMAALGSNFDCASQAEIESILSQGVSPDRIIFANPCKAESHIKYAESVGLAKLGVDIIEAGFPAASNDDFEAVKTIAKEVGNVVDADGYLPVIYGLSL